A window of the Lactobacillus gasseri ATCC 33323 = JCM 1131 genome harbors these coding sequences:
- a CDS encoding recombinase family protein, translating to MSTITKIQSYHRNVKQLRVAAYCRVSTDNIEQLESLENQREHYQKYISNHPNWQLAKIYYDEGISGTKLTKRDALKELLADCHNHLIDLVVTKSISRLSRNTTDCLRIVRELQQLNIPIIFEKEHINTGAMASELFLSILSSIAQDESHSTAGNLRWAIRQRFASGEFRVSSAPYGYSIEDGNLVINQAEARIVREIFQQFSKGMSASRIAKGLNHKHVATKHGGQWRSNTVINILRNSNYTGDMLCQKTYSDDQYHRHFNQGELTQYLIEDHHPSLVNHETFNRVQVLLKEAVQKCHIETGSHKYQHHYLFSGKITCGNCGTIFKRQTRPNKICWACQRHLSSAKQCTVKAVTEVSLEAAFCNMMNKLIYSRKFLLQPLLANLQVQANSDTNGQLSSLVNQVKANDRKAETLTELMQSGLLDKAIYVNQTAQLEQDTYQCREKIKQFNSNNTDSANNFENVRTLLHWCQQGQKLSGFNKAPFQDFVQQIVVNSPKEAVFKLKCGLRLTEKLTKAACLDEHFYRGVIRQRFSEPIRQAEYLYSIIESEGDLIG from the coding sequence ATGTCAACCATTACTAAAATCCAAAGCTACCACCGTAATGTCAAGCAACTCCGTGTAGCAGCTTATTGTCGAGTTTCGACGGACAATATTGAACAGCTGGAGAGTCTTGAAAATCAGCGTGAACATTATCAAAAATACATTAGCAATCATCCTAACTGGCAATTAGCTAAGATATATTACGATGAAGGAATCTCAGGTACCAAATTGACGAAGCGTGATGCCTTAAAAGAATTACTAGCCGACTGTCATAATCACCTAATCGACCTCGTAGTTACCAAGTCGATCAGCCGCTTATCACGAAACACAACCGACTGTTTACGAATCGTTAGAGAGTTACAACAGCTGAACATCCCAATTATATTTGAAAAGGAACATATCAACACTGGAGCAATGGCCAGCGAATTATTTCTATCAATTCTCAGCAGCATTGCTCAGGATGAATCTCATTCAACCGCAGGAAATTTGCGCTGGGCGATTAGACAGCGTTTCGCTAGCGGCGAGTTTCGAGTATCTTCGGCTCCCTACGGATATTCAATTGAAGATGGCAACTTAGTTATTAATCAGGCTGAAGCCAGGATTGTGCGAGAAATCTTTCAACAATTCTCAAAAGGGATGTCAGCTAGTCGGATTGCTAAAGGATTGAACCATAAACACGTAGCAACAAAGCATGGTGGACAATGGCGAAGCAACACCGTGATTAACATTTTACGAAACAGTAATTACACCGGTGATATGCTCTGCCAGAAGACTTATAGTGATGATCAATATCACCGTCATTTTAACCAAGGTGAACTCACCCAATACTTAATTGAGGATCATCACCCTAGTTTAGTTAACCACGAAACTTTTAACAGAGTTCAAGTTCTGCTTAAAGAAGCGGTCCAAAAGTGCCATATTGAAACTGGCAGCCATAAGTACCAACACCACTACTTATTTTCTGGGAAAATCACTTGTGGCAATTGTGGCACTATTTTTAAGCGGCAAACACGTCCCAATAAAATTTGCTGGGCTTGTCAAAGACATCTAAGTTCCGCTAAGCAATGTACTGTTAAAGCAGTAACTGAAGTAAGCCTAGAAGCAGCTTTCTGCAACATGATGAATAAACTCATTTACAGTAGGAAATTCTTATTACAGCCATTGTTAGCAAATTTACAAGTTCAAGCTAACAGTGATACCAACGGTCAGCTAAGTTCATTGGTCAATCAGGTTAAGGCAAATGACCGCAAAGCAGAAACGCTAACCGAATTGATGCAATCAGGATTGCTGGATAAAGCCATCTATGTAAATCAAACGGCTCAGCTCGAACAGGATACCTACCAATGCCGCGAAAAGATTAAACAGTTTAATAGCAACAATACTGATTCGGCAAATAATTTTGAAAACGTGCGAACCCTGCTTCATTGGTGTCAACAAGGTCAAAAACTGTCAGGCTTTAATAAAGCCCCATTTCAGGACTTCGTTCAACAAATTGTAGTGAACAGTCCAAAAGAGGCGGTTTTCAAACTGAAATGCGGGTTGAGATTAACTGAGAAGTTAACCAAAGCAGCTTGCCTTGATGAACACTTTTACCGTGGGGTAATCCGCCAACGTTTCAGCGAACCAATTCGGCAAGCAGAATACTTGTACAGCATTATCGAAAGTGAAGGTGATTTAATTGGGTAA